TACAAAACCACTGCGTTGTAGTCTGCGACGCATGTAAATCCTGTTTCAAGTACGAGAATGGTATTCTTGAAATGCTCGTTGAAAAAACGCCCGGTTTGTCCGTGGCTCAAAAAAGTAATTTCATAGGCCTGGTAGCCAATAACTATCAAAAAGGGTGGCGCTCCTGGTGCATGACGATGTTTTGCGGTCAAAAGTGTACAAACGCAATGGAGGCGGAAAAAATAATTCAATTGATAGAATTTGACGAACTCCCGGGAATCCCCGTTTTCGTTGATTTTGGAACCAGCCACGGATTTTATGCCATTGCCATCGCAAAAAAATTAAAGGAAATGAATTCCGCCGGCTTCGTCGTTGCGATCGATTTTTCTAAGAAAATGCTGCGCCAAGCCGCCGCCGCGGCCGAAAAAAATTTAGTAAGCGAGAAAATTATCTGGCTTCTTGCTGACGTTGAATTCTGTCCTCTTCAGAACGAGTCAACAGAAAGGGTTACTTGCGGCGGAAGCCTCAATGAATACCGTCATCCTGAGAAAGCCATTCGCGAGTCCGCACGCATACTAAAATCGGACGGGTCTTACATTACGATGAATTTATTCAGAAAAAATGTAATTACCGGCTGGCTGCTACATTTTGTCCGCCTAACTACGGGTTTGGTTTTCCATTCACAAAAGAATTGGAACCGTTTATTTGCCGATGTTGGTTTTCAGATATCGCAACAAGAAACCAAAGGTATTGTAATGTTTACTGCGTCTAAGAAATGACCGATACCAATAATACGCCTTGGGAATCGCAAATAGCGAACGAACTGGCCAATGCAAAAAAGGCATTATCTGAGAAGAATGACGGCAGAGCAAGGGCGTGCGCGCGACGAGCTGTTGGCGTTATCGTCAAAGAATACTGGGCTCAAAAAAAAACCACCGGTTCTGCCCCCGCTCAATCCGCCGTCGACCGAT
The window above is part of the bacterium genome. Proteins encoded here:
- a CDS encoding class I SAM-dependent methyltransferase, whose translation is MLADLLPEIHPLTNAQLLPRLLPLLRCSSCGKSQFEIHRDESTDLDIQNHCVVVCDACKSCFKYENGILEMLVEKTPGLSVAQKSNFIGLVANNYQKGWRSWCMTMFCGQKCTNAMEAEKIIQLIEFDELPGIPVFVDFGTSHGFYAIAIAKKLKEMNSAGFVVAIDFSKKMLRQAAAAAEKNLVSEKIIWLLADVEFCPLQNESTERVTCGGSLNEYRHPEKAIRESARILKSDGSYITMNLFRKNVITGWLLHFVRLTTGLVFHSQKNWNRLFADVGFQISQQETKGIVMFTASKK